The Methanomethylovorans hollandica DSM 15978 genome includes a region encoding these proteins:
- a CDS encoding 1-phosphofructokinase family hexose kinase: MRNIITLNMNPAIDKSTTIEHVIAERKLYCGPASYEPGGGGVNVSRAIKKLGGESLLIYPAGGMSGSMLNELLEQEKIDKLPLPIKGVTRENLIVLEESTGRQFRFGMQGPNLSNEEWEQCIKEIYKADPAPDYLVASGSLPLGVPSDFYARVARIGKERGTKVIIDAAGNALAQALQEGVYLIKPNFREFRELAGIDINEEYQIAEAAQEMVRSGQCEVIVISLGAAGALLITKDVVEHIVPPTVPIISKVGAGDSTVAGIVLSLSRGKKLREAALYGIAAGSAAVMTPGTELCRKEDTERLYAKMISSN; encoded by the coding sequence ATGAGAAACATCATCACCCTGAACATGAACCCGGCAATTGACAAAAGCACTACAATAGAACATGTGATAGCTGAACGCAAGCTATACTGCGGTCCTGCCAGCTATGAACCCGGTGGTGGTGGCGTCAATGTCTCCAGAGCTATTAAGAAACTTGGAGGAGAATCATTACTGATCTATCCTGCCGGTGGCATGTCTGGCAGTATGCTCAATGAACTTCTGGAACAGGAAAAAATAGACAAACTGCCATTACCCATAAAAGGAGTCACAAGAGAGAACCTTATAGTCCTTGAAGAGTCGACTGGAAGACAATTCCGTTTTGGTATGCAAGGCCCGAATCTTAGTAATGAAGAGTGGGAACAGTGTATTAAAGAGATATACAAAGCCGACCCGGCTCCAGACTACCTGGTAGCCAGTGGAAGTCTTCCACTAGGTGTGCCTTCAGACTTCTATGCCCGTGTTGCACGCATTGGAAAGGAAAGAGGAACAAAAGTGATAATTGATGCTGCTGGGAATGCTCTGGCACAAGCATTGCAGGAAGGAGTCTACCTTATAAAACCCAACTTCCGCGAGTTCAGAGAACTTGCAGGCATAGATATAAACGAAGAGTATCAGATAGCAGAAGCAGCTCAAGAAATGGTCAGGTCCGGACAGTGCGAAGTGATAGTAATATCCCTGGGTGCAGCAGGTGCTCTGCTGATTACCAAGGATGTCGTGGAACATATAGTGCCCCCGACTGTGCCCATCATCAGCAAGGTCGGAGCTGGAGACAGCACAGTTGCAGGCATAGTCCTGAGCCTCTCACGAGGGAAAAAACTGCGTGAAGCTGCTTTGTATGGAATAGCTGCCGGTTCTGCTGCAGTTATGACCCCGGGAACCGAGCTATGCAGGAAAGAAGACACCGAGCGGCTCTATGCAAAAATGATATCTTCGAACTGA